From Phycisphaerae bacterium, one genomic window encodes:
- the recQ gene encoding DNA helicase RecQ, with translation MAIMLAPPTPTRVPDILATVHKYWGYDRLRPLQEEAIRAGLEQRDSLVVLPTGGGKSLCYQVPPAILGRTDVVVSPLISLMKDQVDGLRQCGYPAAALHSGLPIGVQREIEREISQGACRLVFVAPERLLTPGFFELLDRLPVRAFAIDEAHCISHWGHDFRREYRQLAVLKERFPRASVHAYTATATERVRQDIVAQLRLAHPAVLVGTFDRPNLVYRVIPRLDIEQQALEVVRRHANQAVIVYCITRRETETLARHLATAGIRAACYHAGLDAEQRRLAQERFSREELDVIVATVAFGMGIDRSDVRCVLHAALPKSIEHYQQETGRAGRDGLEAECVLLYSAADAIRWESLIRKSATDADRPEEVIAAGLELLGHMRAYAAGYVCRHKLLSEYFGQPYAAAKCGACDVCLDEGEVDEEATVIAQKILSCVARVEQRFGLVHIVKVLTGNNDRNVRAFGHDRLSTFGLLRELDPKKLTNLVFQLVEQGVLDRTTTDRPLLKLNATSWAVLRGERHVRLTLPRERVVKATQVQANAWDGVDRALYESLRALRRTLAAERGVPAFVIFGDAALRDMARRRPRTLAEFRAVHGVGAQKLREYGPRFTAHIQAFHGR, from the coding sequence ATGGCAATCATGCTCGCGCCGCCCACGCCAACCAGGGTCCCCGACATCCTTGCCACCGTGCACAAGTACTGGGGCTACGACCGGCTGCGTCCACTGCAAGAGGAAGCGATCCGCGCGGGTCTCGAGCAGCGCGATTCGCTGGTCGTGCTCCCCACCGGCGGCGGGAAATCGCTGTGCTACCAGGTTCCGCCCGCCATCCTCGGCCGCACCGACGTCGTCGTTTCCCCGCTGATCTCACTGATGAAAGACCAGGTGGATGGGCTGCGGCAGTGCGGCTACCCGGCGGCGGCGCTCCATAGCGGGCTGCCGATCGGCGTTCAGCGGGAGATCGAGCGGGAAATCAGCCAGGGTGCTTGCCGGCTGGTCTTCGTCGCGCCCGAACGCCTGTTGACGCCCGGCTTCTTCGAGCTGCTCGACCGGCTGCCGGTCCGCGCGTTCGCGATCGATGAAGCCCACTGTATCAGCCACTGGGGCCACGATTTTCGCCGCGAGTACCGCCAGCTCGCTGTGCTCAAGGAGCGGTTCCCGCGCGCGAGCGTTCATGCGTACACCGCGACCGCAACCGAGCGCGTCCGGCAGGACATCGTGGCGCAGTTGCGTCTCGCGCACCCCGCCGTGCTGGTCGGCACGTTCGACCGGCCGAACCTGGTCTATCGCGTGATCCCGCGCTTGGACATCGAGCAGCAGGCGCTGGAGGTCGTCCGGCGACATGCCAACCAGGCCGTGATCGTCTATTGCATCACGCGCCGCGAGACGGAGACCCTGGCCCGCCACCTGGCGACGGCCGGTATCCGCGCCGCGTGCTACCACGCGGGTCTGGATGCCGAGCAGCGCCGCTTGGCGCAGGAGCGCTTTTCGCGCGAGGAGCTCGACGTCATCGTCGCCACGGTCGCGTTCGGCATGGGCATCGACCGCAGCGACGTGCGCTGCGTACTCCACGCCGCCCTGCCGAAGTCCATCGAGCACTACCAGCAGGAGACGGGCCGCGCCGGACGCGACGGACTGGAAGCCGAGTGCGTGCTGCTCTACTCCGCGGCCGACGCGATCCGCTGGGAGAGCCTGATCCGCAAGAGCGCCACCGACGCCGACCGGCCCGAGGAGGTCATTGCCGCCGGGCTGGAGCTGCTGGGTCACATGCGGGCCTACGCGGCGGGCTACGTCTGCCGGCACAAGCTGCTGTCGGAGTACTTCGGCCAGCCCTACGCCGCGGCGAAGTGCGGCGCGTGCGACGTGTGCCTCGACGAGGGCGAAGTCGACGAGGAAGCAACGGTCATCGCGCAGAAGATCCTCTCGTGCGTCGCGCGGGTCGAGCAGCGTTTCGGCCTCGTGCACATAGTCAAGGTGCTCACCGGCAACAACGACCGCAACGTGCGCGCCTTCGGTCATGACCGGCTCAGCACATTCGGTCTGCTGCGCGAGCTGGACCCGAAGAAACTGACCAACCTCGTGTTTCAACTGGTCGAACAAGGCGTGCTCGACCGCACCACGACCGACCGCCCACTGCTCAAGCTCAACGCCACGTCGTGGGCCGTGCTGCGCGGCGAGCGCCACGTGCGACTCACGTTGCCACGGGAGCGCGTCGTCAAGGCTACCCAGGTGCAGGCCAACGCGTGGGACGGCGTGGACCGCGCGCTCTACGAGAGCCTGCGCGCCTTGCGCCGCACGCTGGCCGCGGAGCGCGGCGTGCCCGCGTTCGTAATCTTCGGCGACGCCGCCTTACGCGACATGGCCCGCCGGCGGCCGCGCACGCTGGCGGAGTTCCGCGCGGTGCACGGGGTCGGCGCGCAGAAGCTGCGCGAATACGGACCGCGCTTCACCGCGCACATACAGGCCTTCCACGGCCGATAG
- a CDS encoding NAD(P)-dependent alcohol dehydrogenase yields the protein MQAYCFDDFGTEHLKLKDVETPRPGPGQVVVDVRALSLNYRDLLVVQGQYNPRLKRPATPISDGAGVVSAVGPDVTRVRVGDRVVSHFVADWLDGPFHERYVTTTLGTPGAGLAAEQALLPAEAVLPIPAGYDFAQAATLPIAALTAWSALITVGAVQPGQTVLTLGTGGVAIFTVQLARGLGARVIITSSRNDKLERARQLGADHTINYRETPEWDQAVRELTGGAGVDLTVETVGPGTLDRSMKATRAGGRIALLGALTGRQGPVTTGLILMKRLRIEGIMVDSRAAFEQMNRFLATHHIEPVIDRRFAFAQLPEAFRCLAAGEHFGKIVVTVAA from the coding sequence GTGCAGGCGTATTGCTTTGACGATTTTGGGACCGAGCACCTCAAGCTCAAGGACGTGGAGACTCCGCGACCGGGGCCGGGCCAGGTGGTCGTCGACGTGCGGGCGCTGAGCCTGAACTACCGCGACCTGCTCGTCGTGCAGGGCCAGTACAACCCGCGGCTGAAGCGGCCGGCGACGCCGATCAGCGACGGGGCCGGCGTCGTGTCGGCCGTCGGACCGGACGTCACCCGCGTGCGCGTTGGCGACCGCGTCGTGTCGCACTTCGTCGCCGACTGGCTGGACGGGCCGTTTCACGAGCGCTACGTGACCACCACACTCGGTACGCCGGGCGCGGGGCTCGCGGCCGAGCAGGCGTTGTTGCCGGCCGAGGCGGTGCTGCCGATCCCGGCCGGCTATGACTTCGCGCAGGCGGCCACGTTGCCGATCGCGGCGTTGACGGCATGGAGTGCGCTCATCACTGTCGGCGCCGTGCAGCCCGGGCAGACGGTGCTGACGCTGGGGACGGGCGGCGTTGCGATTTTCACCGTGCAGCTCGCGCGGGGGTTGGGTGCGCGGGTCATCATCACCAGCAGCCGCAACGACAAGCTGGAGCGTGCGCGGCAACTCGGGGCGGACCACACGATCAACTATCGCGAAACGCCGGAGTGGGATCAGGCGGTCCGCGAACTGACCGGCGGCGCGGGCGTGGACCTGACCGTCGAGACGGTGGGGCCGGGGACGCTGGACCGGTCGATGAAGGCCACGCGGGCCGGCGGCCGGATCGCATTGCTGGGCGCGCTGACCGGTCGCCAAGGTCCCGTGACGACCGGCCTGATCCTGATGAAACGGCTGCGGATCGAAGGGATCATGGTGGACTCGCGGGCGGCGTTCGAGCAGATGAACCGCTTTCTGGCAACGCATCACATCGAGCCGGTGATCGATCGGCGGTTCGCGTTCGCGCAATTGCCAGAGGCGTTTCGCTGCCTGGCGGCTGGCGAGCATTTCGGCAAGATCGTGGTGACGGTCGCGGCGTAA
- the tsaD gene encoding tRNA (adenosine(37)-N6)-threonylcarbamoyltransferase complex transferase subunit TsaD — protein MAGTGTILGIETSCDETSAAVVVGGREVRSNLVSSQVPLHAKYGGVVPEIASRAHIEQIRPIVEEALAAAKVGYAAVDAIAVTAGPGLVGSLLIGVTAAKTLALTCDRPLVAVDHIEAHATSAALLSETPPWPAVALVVSGGHTSLYLVRDFFDIELLGQTVDDAAGEAFDKVAAILELGYPGGPVIDRVARDGNPKAIRFPRTWLKKPHFDFSFSGLKTAVLYHVYGAGQKYGSVAHLSPGELADVAASFQAALVQTLATKTVAAARHTGVSHVVVGGGVATNSALRAELQAACTPAGLQLHLTPLEYCTDNAAMVAALGYRRWQRGDVADLWLEPRAGLLRPPLRRDARA, from the coding sequence ATGGCAGGCACGGGCACGATCCTCGGCATCGAGACTTCCTGCGACGAGACGTCGGCCGCGGTGGTTGTCGGCGGCCGGGAAGTGCGCAGCAACCTGGTCAGCTCGCAAGTGCCGCTGCACGCGAAGTACGGGGGGGTCGTGCCGGAGATTGCCTCGCGGGCACACATTGAGCAGATCCGCCCGATCGTGGAGGAAGCGCTCGCCGCCGCCAAGGTCGGCTACGCCGCCGTCGACGCAATTGCCGTGACGGCGGGGCCAGGCCTGGTGGGCTCGCTGCTGATTGGCGTGACGGCGGCGAAGACGCTGGCGCTGACCTGCGATCGGCCGCTCGTCGCGGTGGATCACATCGAGGCGCACGCGACGAGCGCGGCGCTGCTGAGCGAGACGCCGCCGTGGCCGGCCGTGGCCCTCGTGGTGAGCGGTGGGCACACGTCGCTTTACCTGGTGCGCGACTTCTTCGACATCGAGCTGCTCGGGCAAACGGTGGACGATGCGGCGGGCGAGGCGTTCGACAAGGTGGCGGCGATCCTGGAGCTGGGGTACCCGGGCGGGCCGGTGATCGATCGCGTGGCCCGCGACGGGAACCCGAAGGCGATCCGTTTCCCGCGCACCTGGCTGAAGAAGCCGCACTTCGATTTCTCGTTCAGCGGCCTCAAGACGGCGGTGCTCTACCATGTTTACGGCGCGGGGCAGAAGTACGGCTCGGTCGCGCACCTGAGTCCCGGGGAACTGGCGGACGTCGCGGCGAGCTTTCAGGCGGCGCTCGTGCAGACGCTGGCGACCAAGACGGTGGCGGCGGCGCGGCACACGGGCGTGTCGCACGTGGTGGTCGGTGGCGGTGTGGCGACGAATTCGGCCTTGCGCGCCGAGCTGCAGGCCGCGTGCACGCCGGCCGGCCTGCAATTGCACCTCACCCCGCTGGAGTATTGCACGGACAACGCGGCGATGGTGGCGGCCCTCGGATATCGCCGCTGGCAGCGGGGTGACGTGGCGGATTTGTGGCTGGAGCCGCGGGCGGGGTTGTTGCGACCGCCGCTGCGGCGTGACGCGCGCGCATAG
- the xylB gene encoding xylulokinase yields MAEHYLGVDIGTSGTKALLLEAGGRVRATATVSHPSLFPRPGWSEQRPDDWWRSACAAIKLALRKGRVSRDDVAGVGLSGQMHGSVFLDAHGRVLCNALLWNDQRTGAECVELERRAGGREELIRLVRNPALTGYQAPKILWLRAHQPKLFNRVRAVLLPKDYINFRLTGVLNSDVSDASGTLLFDVANRRWSTELMRRLELEPALFPAVDESCAIIGAVTAIAARATGLRAGTPVVAGAGDQAAAAVGTGVVRPGIVSATMGTSGVVFAHSATPVPNDAGLLQSFCHAVPGAWCVFGCMLSAGGSLQWAREVLYADRLAAARTDAARDAIYTAMIAEAARTDGDDALVFHPYLTGERCPYAHPHARAAFVGLTRSHGRGALVRAVLEGITLGMGRQIELMRGLGVPLREVRLGGGGARNAWWRQLQADVYGCRCVAMRSEEGSALGAALLAAVGGGRFRTVAAASRVAAQVRAVHKPVAARTRRYAVLAARLRTTYETLEPLYCGAEG; encoded by the coding sequence ATGGCGGAGCACTATCTCGGCGTCGATATCGGCACGAGCGGGACGAAGGCACTGCTGCTGGAGGCGGGCGGGCGCGTCCGGGCGACGGCGACGGTGTCCCATCCGAGCCTGTTCCCGCGGCCCGGGTGGTCCGAGCAGCGGCCGGATGACTGGTGGCGGTCGGCGTGTGCGGCGATCAAGCTTGCGCTGCGCAAGGGCCGCGTCAGCCGCGACGACGTGGCGGGTGTCGGCCTGTCCGGCCAGATGCACGGCAGCGTGTTTCTCGACGCGCATGGGCGCGTGCTGTGCAACGCCCTGCTCTGGAACGACCAGCGGACCGGCGCGGAGTGCGTGGAGCTGGAGCGCCGGGCCGGCGGGCGCGAGGAGCTGATTCGCCTGGTCCGCAATCCGGCTCTCACGGGCTACCAGGCGCCGAAGATCCTCTGGCTGCGGGCGCATCAGCCGAAACTGTTCAACCGCGTGCGGGCGGTGCTGCTGCCGAAGGACTACATCAACTTCCGCCTCACCGGCGTGTTGAACAGTGATGTCTCGGACGCTTCGGGGACGCTGCTCTTCGATGTCGCCAACCGACGGTGGTCCACGGAGCTCATGCGCCGCCTGGAGTTGGAGCCAGCGTTATTCCCAGCGGTCGACGAATCGTGTGCCATCATCGGGGCGGTGACGGCCATCGCGGCGCGGGCGACCGGCCTGCGCGCGGGAACGCCGGTCGTCGCGGGCGCCGGCGATCAGGCGGCGGCGGCGGTGGGGACGGGTGTCGTGCGCCCCGGAATCGTCTCGGCGACGATGGGGACCAGCGGCGTCGTGTTCGCGCACAGTGCCACGCCGGTGCCGAACGATGCGGGTCTGCTGCAGTCCTTCTGCCATGCGGTGCCCGGCGCGTGGTGCGTGTTTGGCTGCATGCTCTCGGCGGGCGGGAGCCTGCAATGGGCGCGCGAGGTGCTGTACGCGGACCGGCTGGCGGCGGCCAGGACCGACGCGGCGCGCGACGCCATTTACACGGCGATGATTGCGGAGGCGGCCAGGACCGACGGCGACGATGCGCTGGTTTTCCACCCGTACTTGACGGGTGAGCGGTGCCCGTATGCGCACCCGCACGCGCGGGCCGCGTTCGTCGGACTGACGCGCAGCCACGGGCGCGGAGCGCTGGTCCGTGCCGTGCTCGAGGGCATCACGCTGGGCATGGGGCGGCAGATCGAGCTCATGCGCGGCCTGGGTGTGCCATTGCGCGAGGTGCGTCTCGGTGGCGGCGGTGCCCGCAACGCCTGGTGGCGGCAGTTGCAGGCGGACGTCTACGGCTGTCGGTGCGTGGCGATGCGCTCGGAGGAAGGCTCGGCCCTGGGCGCGGCACTGCTCGCAGCGGTCGGCGGCGGCAGGTTCCGAACCGTGGCAGCGGCGAGTCGCGTCGCGGCGCAGGTGCGCGCGGTGCACAAGCCGGTCGCGGCGCGGACCCGCCGCTATGCGGTGCTGGCGGCGCGGCTGCGGACGACATATGAAACACTGGAGCCGCTCTACTGCGGAGCGGAAGGGTAG
- a CDS encoding biotin--[acetyl-CoA-carboxylase] ligase: protein MSAPHRPLTSADLLSQGPLRRLGRRVFLHDTLDSTNRFLLDHAADAGDGAVACAESQSAGRGRLGRRWEAPRGSSVLLSVLLHEPADTPLLSQGALLASVAACEAVAAATDCSPVVRWPNDVVLNGRKLGGVLAESCALRTAEGAARRAVVIGIGLNCLQQRGHFAGEFADRATSLECESRHAVDRALVAGHLLARLDTWLAMCNVVEGGWQRMRTTWRKHCEDIGTRVTLEHDGRTFAGTALDLDDQGDLIVQLDHGGRRHFAATTTTRAG from the coding sequence ATGTCCGCGCCACACCGACCATTGACGAGTGCCGACCTGCTGTCGCAGGGCCCGCTCCGGCGGCTCGGGCGGCGCGTGTTCCTGCACGACACGCTCGATAGCACGAATCGGTTTCTGCTGGACCATGCGGCCGATGCGGGCGACGGGGCGGTCGCGTGCGCGGAGTCGCAGAGCGCCGGCCGCGGCCGACTCGGACGTCGCTGGGAGGCGCCGCGTGGCTCGTCCGTGTTGCTGAGCGTGCTGTTGCACGAGCCGGCGGACACGCCGCTGCTTTCGCAGGGCGCGCTCCTGGCGTCCGTCGCGGCATGTGAGGCGGTCGCCGCCGCCACGGATTGCAGCCCGGTCGTGCGCTGGCCGAACGACGTGGTGCTGAACGGCCGCAAGCTGGGAGGTGTGCTGGCGGAGTCGTGTGCGCTGCGGACGGCGGAGGGCGCGGCGCGCCGGGCGGTGGTGATCGGGATCGGCCTGAACTGCCTGCAGCAGCGGGGGCACTTTGCCGGCGAGTTCGCGGACCGTGCGACGTCGCTCGAGTGCGAGTCGCGCCACGCCGTGGATCGGGCGCTGGTCGCGGGGCATCTGCTCGCGCGGCTGGATACGTGGCTGGCCATGTGCAACGTCGTGGAAGGCGGCTGGCAGCGCATGCGCACGACCTGGCGCAAACATTGCGAGGACATCGGCACGCGCGTCACGCTCGAACACGATGGCCGAACTTTCGCTGGCACAGCGCTGGATCTCGACGACCAGGGCGATCTGATTGTGCAACTGGACCACGGGGGAAGGAGACACTTTGCCGCCACGACCACGACGCGCGCCGGGTAG
- a CDS encoding sugar kinase produces MSLLVTGSIGIDTVETPRGRAEDALGGSAVYFALAASLFTPVRMVGVVGEDFDLGRLKPLADRGVDTRGVEVRQGARTFRWHGKYVGAMNEAETVDVRLNVLAERGAPLPPEFADSRFVFLANTHPALQREFARRLSHAELLVCDTMNLWIENEPHELHKTLSIVHGLVLNEGEARLLTQKTNLVTAGREILKLGPRFVIIKKGEHGSMLVSQDDLFLMPPYPTENVVDPTGCGDSFAGGTMGYIAAQGRCDRATLRAAMARGSVVGSYVLESFSIEALKRITAADVDKRLDDLRALARFE; encoded by the coding sequence ATGTCACTGTTGGTCACGGGCTCGATCGGCATCGACACCGTGGAGACACCGCGCGGCCGCGCGGAGGACGCCCTGGGTGGCTCGGCGGTGTATTTCGCGCTGGCGGCATCGCTGTTCACGCCGGTGCGCATGGTCGGCGTGGTCGGCGAGGACTTCGACCTGGGCCGCCTGAAGCCGCTGGCGGACCGTGGGGTCGACACGCGCGGCGTCGAGGTGCGCCAGGGGGCGCGGACCTTTCGCTGGCATGGCAAGTACGTCGGCGCGATGAACGAAGCCGAGACGGTCGACGTGCGGCTGAACGTGCTCGCCGAGCGCGGCGCACCGCTGCCGCCGGAGTTCGCCGACAGCCGGTTCGTGTTCCTGGCGAACACGCATCCCGCGTTGCAGCGGGAGTTCGCCCGGCGGTTGTCGCACGCCGAGCTGCTCGTGTGCGACACGATGAACCTGTGGATCGAGAACGAGCCGCACGAGCTGCACAAGACGCTGTCGATCGTGCACGGCCTGGTGCTGAATGAGGGCGAGGCCCGGCTGCTCACGCAGAAGACGAACCTGGTGACGGCCGGCCGCGAGATTCTGAAGCTCGGCCCGCGCTTCGTGATCATCAAGAAGGGCGAGCACGGCAGCATGCTCGTGTCGCAGGACGACCTGTTCCTGATGCCGCCGTATCCGACCGAGAACGTCGTGGACCCGACCGGTTGCGGCGACAGCTTCGCCGGCGGGACCATGGGCTATATCGCGGCGCAGGGGCGCTGTGACCGGGCGACGCTGCGGGCGGCGATGGCCCGCGGGTCAGTCGTTGGCTCGTATGTCCTGGAGTCGTTCTCGATCGAGGCGCTCAAGCGCATCACGGCGGCCGACGTGGACAAGCGGCTCGACGACCTGCGCGCGCTGGCGCGCTTCGAGTAG
- the thpR gene encoding RNA 2',3'-cyclic phosphodiesterase yields MRTFVAIDLDPAVRRPLIKLLRSDLPPDREVRWCAEHQLHVTLKFLGEVRDTQIAAVCDAVRAASAQLEPFPLRIRGLGCFPGPRNPRVLWCGVDDPTGSCRQWVEAADPLFSKLGFPPEGRAFTPHITLGRSRSTAGGRVFQRVLETVAPPETDEMTVDRVVVFESRLLPSGAQYHPMATVDLGP; encoded by the coding sequence GTGCGCACCTTTGTCGCGATTGACTTGGACCCAGCGGTGCGGCGGCCGCTGATCAAGTTGCTGCGGAGTGACCTGCCACCGGACCGCGAGGTGCGCTGGTGCGCCGAGCACCAGTTGCACGTCACGCTGAAATTCCTCGGTGAAGTGCGCGATACGCAGATCGCCGCGGTCTGCGACGCGGTGCGGGCCGCCAGCGCGCAGCTCGAGCCGTTTCCACTGCGCATCCGAGGGCTCGGCTGCTTCCCGGGGCCGCGCAACCCGCGCGTGCTGTGGTGCGGGGTCGATGACCCGACGGGGAGCTGCCGTCAATGGGTCGAAGCCGCCGACCCGCTCTTTAGCAAGCTGGGCTTCCCGCCGGAGGGCCGGGCCTTCACGCCGCACATCACGCTGGGGCGCAGCCGCTCGACGGCCGGCGGACGCGTATTCCAGCGGGTGCTCGAGACCGTCGCGCCGCCGGAGACCGACGAGATGACCGTGGACCGCGTGGTGGTGTTCGAGAGCCGGTTGTTGCCGAGTGGTGCCCAGTATCACCCGATGGCCACGGTAGACCTTGGTCCATAG